The sequence CAGTTTCCTCCCATGGGGCACTAGTTCACTGAGAGTGGTCCCAGGGCCCCTGGGATGGTGGTTCAGCAGGCATGGGGTAGGGCTTCATGAGGGATTCTGAGTCCTGCCAGACTAGGAGAGGCCTCACACTCACATGTATAAGACCCAGAGAGGTGAGGGCCCTGGCCCAACATCACAcagccgggcagaacagagctGGGCTGAGGGCTCAGCACTCCTCACTCCAATCCCTGGTGCTTCTTCTCTTGCTGACTGTAAAAATGTCTGCTCTTCTGCCCCAGGTGAACTGGAGATAGGGGTCTCCAGGGCTGAAAGGGGTCTTGCCGCCACCCCCCGACCCCTCCGCTCCTGCCCCACTCCTTCCCCTCTGAAGCCCTGGTTGCTGGACTTGTCCCCAGAGGAATCACCCATATTGATTCAcaagacttttaaattttattagtaaaatacaaaatggcACAGACATTGGTGATGAGGGTTGGAAAAGTAAAAGAATCAACCTACTCTTTCCAAAGTCTTCCTAGATCATCCTTGTCCATGTCCTGCTtggagaaatgaacaaagtccaTGGAAGGGGGACCAGCTGGCCCCAGCAGCTTCCTCACAAAGGAGGCAGGGCCCTATCACAGGGTGTCCCACCCCTGGAAGGCTCTCCCAGCCTGGAAGAGCCAGAACAAAGTGCATCGGACCCACTCCCACCCTCTCTGAGCTGTTAGAGTGACCCCACCTGAGCCAGGCCTGAGCTTCCTGAATATACTGCGCCACGCCCAGCACGGGAGTGCAGAGGCTGGGTGGGCAGGGCGGCACAGCGTCTTGCTCTCTGTGGAGCAGAGCTGGGTTTCCTTCCCCCAAGCACCCATCTGTGAAGGAGTGTTCCTAGCACCTGGGTAGAACCCAGCCCATAAGAGGCCCCTCAGGTAGAGGGCAAGGGTCGGGGACAATCCAAGGGAGAGGTGAGCTGCCACCAGGGACCCTGAGGGGCCAGGCCAGCTGGTGCGGCCCCATCCAGGCATGCTCAAGCCTTCAGCAGGCAAAAAAGGGAACCCCTGACTTTATGCCTACAACTTCCCCTTTCCCATGTCCCAGCCCCCTTCCCAGGTAGTGTCCCTTTCAGAAACAAACAAGGGACTCATGGAAAACATCATGGAAATCCCTGGTCTTGTCTGCGGTGGGGACAAAGATGAAGGAGAAGGTCTTGGAGGGCAGAGAACAGTGTTTTCAAGGAGTGAGAGAGGTGGGAGGGGAATCCAGCCTCAGGAAAGAGTCTGGCGTGTGTGGGGTGGGACCACAAGGGTCTTGTGGCCTGGCTGCCTTCAGGAGTCTCTGAAGAAGCGTCAGGAATGTGGCTGCTCCTGGAGCCTTTCCTGGGCTTCTTAGACAGGTGTCTGgagccctccctcctccctcttagGGGGTGATGGGAGGCAGAGCCCAGGCTGTGTCAGTGGCTAAGCCTGGGCGGGGCCTTCAGGGATGGTCTCTGCTCTGCCCACTTCCATTTGGGGGCCCACAGGGCAGGATCTGTGCTATCAACTCACTCCCTTGCAGGCCCTCTGGGCCTCGGGGTCCAAAGACAAGTTAGTCCATTGGCAGCGACTGTCTAAGGTGCTCTGCTGATAAGGACTGTGAGCTGCATCCAGGGGCTGGAGAGAAGGGCCTCAGGTCAATGAGTGATGCCAGGGGGACAGGTATTCCttacctccctctttcctttcacaGATGGGAGTATGTTGGTGGGTTGATGGTGGAACTAGGATCAGAACCCAGCCTTCAGACTTAGCACAGTGTAGACCAAAGAGGAAAGCCACCAGATACCCTTATCTCCCCTTCCCACAATGCCTAACCAAGGGCAGAGCCTCACTGGAAGCAGTGCCAAGAAAGACCACACTAGCCTCATGCAAGAAAAGACATGTCACCAGTGGGGGCGTGGGCTCTGTACAGAAGACGGGGCTGGGGGAGATAGCACCGCAGGTGGCCGGGGTGACTGGCAACTGCAGCAGGACCAAGAGACACAATGAGGTTGTGGGGAGTGGGCAGAGGGCCTGGCCTGATGCTCATGTGTGAGATGGGAGGACTGTAGTACTCACAGGGCAGCGTGGGTCAGAGGGGGCTgggcatttaataaataattgttcATTGGGGCTGGGATGGTGTCAAAGGGAACCTCTAACCAGCCAGCAGCAGAGGAGAGTTTTGGGGCTGGGGTGAGCTGGGAGGCTACCCCCTCTGTCCCTGGCAGGTGGAGAATGGTCAAGGCTGGCCTCCTGCGGTGTGCTTGGGAGCTTGGAGCTTGTGCACCTGGAGGATCCCACCTCCCTGCTCCAATCATCCCAGCTCAGGCCAGGCCCTTGGGTGGGGGTGGGTATGAGGATGAGGGATCCCAGGCAGCTGTCTGAATCAAACAACTAGACACAGGCCGGAGGAGTTCACACGGGCACCAGGACATATGAGTTACTACCACAGCTCCGGGGGATGTAGCGAAGGCCCTCCGCCATCTCTCCCGCCATCTTTCGAGGGCAGCCCTGGAGGCTCTGGTAGGTGAACATGGCCACCCCCAGGCAGaagaggaggccaaggaaggccagCAGCCCCACCGCCTGCCTCCGGGTGGCAGCCTGGGCGTCAGGGACAGGAGTGATAAGGACGCCCAGCCTCTGGGGGTCCATGGTGGCATGGATGGGTTCCTCAGCCTTAGGGGTCCAGCTGCCTGAAGCCACTGGCTCCCTGCTGGGGGTCCTTTCTGAGGAGACAGGGACCACAGAGACGTGGGCCATGCTGCCAGGCCCCCAGTCCTGGAAGGCATCCGTGTGCGCTGGCACGGGACCCATCTCCTCCCGCTCCAGAGAGTTCTCTGGCCTGGGGCTCTGTCCCTGACCCCACACACGCTGGCCTTCAGACGGAGCATTCTCCTCTGGGGCTGGGGAGGACGTAGTGGAGGCCTGGGTGGAGGGGTCCTGGGTGGACAGGGCCTCAGAGGTCTTTCCCTCAGCCCAGAGGCCGGGCCCAGGTTGGTGGGGAGCAGAACTCTGCCACGTGGCGGCAGTGGAGGCGGGAGGCACTTGGAAAAGCTCCGTGCCCACAGGCCCTCCATCCTGAGCCTTTGGTGTCAGGGGGAGCCCGGTCCCTGAGGAACCAGTCACGCCTGTCGGCAGCTCTGGGGAGGTCCCCAGGGCCCTCTGTGCCTCCTGGGAAGAAGGAGTCGGCTCCAGGCTACTGCTTTCGCCTGTGGCTTTGGGCTCCAGGACCACAGACTCGTCCATTCCCCTGGTGGCAGGGGTGGTCCTGGGCTTCACCTCGCCGATCTGCTTCTCGAAGGTGCCGCCATTTCGAGTTAGGGCAGCAGCCTGGCGGTCCAGATGCTGCATCGCGTCCTTGACCCATTGCTCCTTCGGGTCGGCACAGAACAGCCTGTGCTGTCTCGTCTCCAAGCTACAAGGGAGAAAGACAGGGATCCAGTGATGCCCAGATACCAGAAACCCAGGCCAGCGTGGTGTGGGGGCACAGCACCAATGCTCTGCAGGTGAACACACCCGGCTGGAAACCCTGCCCTCCCACTTAGCGGCTGTGAGGCAACTGACCAGCTGGGGCAACCTGCCCTTCTGAGCTCCCAGGtcctcatctgagaaatggaGATAGGAAAGCCTCCCACCTGTAGGGTGACCAGCCATCCCAGAAAAATTGGGATGGAGGGGGTGCTCAGGATGGGggactttccattttaaaactggGGAAGTCCCCAGGCAAACAGGGATGAGTTGATCACCCTACTTCTGTGTTACTgtaaaaaaaggtaaattatgTGAAGTACCCGGCTCAGAATAGACCAGTAGTAGCTGAAAATAATCACAATGTCGATAACATTGTTACCATTAAGGCTGGGCTTTGAGTCTTCTGCTGGGGGGGACTTCAGGTGAGCTCTGTATGGGGCCTCCTCACTCTGGAACAGGCCTTATGAGACTTCTTGAGTCTTGTTGCTCCTCTCCTTCGGTTTCACAGCTACAGGCTGTGCTCTgggcccctctcctcccctcctgatGTATGTTCATGGGCAGAAGGGGCTAGAGCCAAATATGTGGCAGCCTCACCGGGATCCCGAGTGCCCTCCAAATCTTGAACTTCCTCTGAAGCCCTGTGTGGCTGGTTCACCACCAAGCCACACAGCTCAGAGCTGACAGAGGCCCTGGCTCCATGCCACAGCCTGTGCTTGGCATTTTGCCCATGTTTAAACCTTACATCCATTCCACAAGGTGGCTACCAggctcatccccattttacagatgaggaaaccaaggctcagagaggtgaagtaaggGCACCTGGCTCCAGGATGCCGGGAAGCCAGAGAAGTCCAGGAAGCAAGTATGACCCTGCAGGCCCCCTGGGCACAGTGATCCCCTCCGCCACTTCCTTCTTCCCCTTcatctagaaaacaaaaaatacttggGGGTGTCTTGGGGAAGTAAGCCTTGACCGATCAGCAAAGAGGTCTGGCAGGAGCACGCTCAGTACCTTGCTCACCTTAGAAACTGCATAATTGAGGAGAGGAAGTGCCAGACTTCCTTTAGCTGAGCCTAGAAAGCAAAGGGCCATTGGCCATTTCCTGCTGCCCGGCCCCTAGGTCTGGCTGAGGCTGCTTTAGGTCCCAAAAGTCAGTCCTGGGGAAAGGCCTCAGGGCTGGCTGGTTAGACAAGACCCAAGAGAGCCCCCAGGAGGAGCAAGTGACCAAGATGGCCAGGGTCCTCAACAGCCAGGGGGACAATGGCTCAATCCCTCCCCCAAGTCTCGAAATGGCCCTGTTTCCTGTCTGTCAAATGGAGATAGTGATCTCTGCAACTCCTACTGACAGCACCCTGCCAggcactttatttatttctctttgtctttttctctttttctttttttcttttctttttctttctttctttttttttgagatggagtctcacagtgttgcccaggccagagtgcagtggtgccatcttggctcactgcaacctccgcctctccggttcaagcgattctcctgcctcaacctcccgagtagctgggattacaggcgcccaccaccatgcccggctagtttttggatttttagtagagatggggtttcaccatgttggccagcctggtcttgaactcctggcctcaagtgatccaccagcctcggccttcaaaagtgctggtattacaggcattagccactgcgcccTTGCCAAGCACTTTAGTTACATCCTGTCCTAgctacccattttacagacaaggaaaccaaGGTGCAAAAAGTAAGCAATGGAAGCAGGGCCACCCGGCCAGTAAGAGGGAAGGCAGGATTTGCAACAGGTCTGTTAGAGTCTAGAAACTGCATTTTAAGTAAGACCGTCATGCTTTACGCCTACCCACACCGCCCCATGAAATATAGTGGGTTCGAGCATGGGGTAACATGTGCTTTAGCCCAAGAGGAATTACCACCCTTCATGGCTGCTACAGGCCACAAGCCAGGGTGGCTGCCACCCAGCCACACTGGGCCATTCAGGAAGCCACTCTCCACCTTAGCCATGTGGCACAGAAATTAAGGTCACTGAGGTGGCCTGCAGGCCAGGGGCAAGAGAATCGTGTGCTGAGGCCTTTGCCTGGGAGCCCAGGTCTGGGAGCAGAGGTGTGGACGTAGATTCTCAGAGGTCTGGGAATATTCCAAGGGCCCGTACGGGATTTCAGAGGCCTTGAGGGCAGTACCTACACGATTGCACGTTTGCCGCACGATGCCTGGTTCTGTTGATAGTGGATGAGCAAAGCTACAGGTATCTTTGACGTCATCTTGCTGCACGTGATTTTGCATTTCGTCACACCGTGGTGCTGTCCTGAGTCCAAAGAGGTTCCTGGTCAGCAGGGATGTCTGTGGGCATCTGGCTTCCCAACCCCGTGCCAGATTGTCCCAGCCACACCACCCAAGCCAAAGCTGATCCCCTGTACGCCCTGGCCTTCAAGGCCTttgactcagcctccctcccccaccaaacttctgtatgcctcagtttccccacctgtaaaataggaacaaaaatagtatctacctcatagtCTTATTGTAAGAATAAGAAACGTGAATTCTTATTTATAGAGTTCTTtttgcctggcacatattaggagtttaattttttttttttttttgaggtggagttttgctcttgttgcccaggctggagtgcaaaggcatgatctcagctcactgcaacctccacctcctgggttcaagtgattctcctgccgcagctgcctgagtagctaggattacaggcatgtgccatgaccCCTggttaattgtgtatttttagtagagacggggtttctccatgttggtcaggctggtctcaaactcctgacctcaggtgatctgccctccttggcctcccaaagtgctgggattacaggcatgagccaccatgcctgggttaatttttaaaattaagtggtCCATTGTGCAGCATGGGGGATGAATCTGAGAGTGACAGGGACCTgctaagatcacacagccagcaagtgATGGAACAGGTTATCCTACCAGGCTGGCTCTAGTTCCCACCGGGCCTGTGGCCTTGCCTATCCCCTCACCTCTGCCTTATTTCTTCccgctgtcttttttttttttttttttttttaagagatagggtcttgttctgttgcccaggctggagtgcagtggtataatcctagctcactgcaacctcaaaatcctgcactcaagagatcctcctggccaagcgtggtggctcacacctgtaatcccagcactttgggaggccgaggcagatagatcatctgaggtcaggagtttgagaccagcctgatcaatgtggtgaaaccttgtctctactaaaaatacaaaaattagcctgtcatgatggtgtgcacctttagtcccagctacttgggaaactgagacaggagaattgcttgaatccgggaggcagaggttgcagtgagccgagatcataccactgcactaaagcctgggtgacagaacaagactccgtctcaaaaaaaaaaaaagagatctcttgcctcagcctcccaagtagctgggactacaggtgcatggtaccatgcctggctaattgttttaagagacagggtcttgctatgttgcccaggctggtcttgaacccctgatctcaagcgattctcccacttcaacctccggaatagctgggattacagatgcaagccaccatgcccagcaataaacttttttaaaaaaatataagtaCAACTGCTTTCTAAGGAAGGTGGGGTCTGCTGAATAGATGATCCTTTGTTCTGCTGCTAAGAGCCAGAATAAGCCTGAGAGCAGTTGCTGAAAGGTACTGAGTCATCCTGCCTAGGAGGGAAGAGGCATTTGAAATTCCTGGAGCAAGAAGAGTAAGGAGGAGGGTTGGAGATGGACGGTATGAATAGGGTGGGGGCAGAGCGGGGCGGAAGGGGCAGGCAGTAGCTGAGTGTCACGTGGAACCAGAGAGAAACCCCGGGACAGGACAAATAAACCCAACTATTTGATATAAACATTTGAAGTTGTTTACATTGCATTTCCACCTTTTCTCTTCCCCTATAATCtccagcaaatttttttctgcttagtatgaGCTCAAGGAGGATAAGTATAAAAAACaaggaagaggccaggcgcagtggctcacgcctgtaatcccagcactttgggaggccgaggtgggtggatcacgaggtcaggagatcaacaccacggtgaaaccccgtctctactaaaaatacagaaaaaaaaaaaaaaaattagctgggcgcggtcgcgggcgcctgtagtcccagctactcgggaggctgaggcaggggaatggtgtgaacccgggaggcggagcttgcagtgagccgagatggcgccactgcactccagcctgggcgacagcgggactctgtctcaaaaacaaacaaacaaacaaacaaacaaacaaaaaaacaaggaagagcTTGAGTTTCAGATCTGGGTCAAGGTTATGTGCAGCAAAAGCAAGACCCCAGAGGGTTTTGCAAACATCTGGAGGCCAGGGCAGTCAAGAGAGCAAGCTGATCTTATCTAGCCCTTCAGAGCCTGGGAAACCCCCAGCGCATCCCTGGGCTCCACCAGAACATGAACTGCTCATGCATAAATACTTACATATATGTGGCCATGCAAACATACTCCACTTTCCCAAATACAGGCGCATGCACGCGTGCGCACACACAGAGACTTTGTAGAGTCTGCTGCTTCCTCTCTCCATCGCTCCCCCTTAGCTTTGGCCCACCCTGCTTTGTGGGAAGGTGGTTTAGGGCTGACAGGTCTGGGTTGAGTCACCAAGGAGCAGCACTAGTAGCttcagggggttgggggctgtGTGCAGGAGGGGCTCCCCAGGTCACAGGGCTGTCCTTTCTCTCTGAGTAACCAGGATATAAAAGTCACTGTGTGGGCTGGCCACCCTCCTTCTGCAATGGGACCTCAGACTGACTCACCTGCAGCCTCCCCAGGCCCTATTGAGTGAAGCCAGGTAGCAGTCCCCTAAAATGGCCTGCAGGTGTCTTCTTTGGGAAGCCCCAGAAAATACGGTGCCCCTGAGTGACCAGAGACAGGAGGAGGCAAGGGAGGCTGCCCAATGGATAGGAAAGAAGGTCCATTCTGTGC comes from Symphalangus syndactylus isolate Jambi chromosome 11, NHGRI_mSymSyn1-v2.1_pri, whole genome shotgun sequence and encodes:
- the CX3CL1 gene encoding fractalkine isoform X2, producing the protein MAPISLSWLLRLATLCHLTVLLAGTSLDSGQHHGVTKCKITCSKMTSKIPVALLIHYQQNQASCGKRAIVLETRQHRLFCADPKEQWVKDAMQHLDRQAAALTRNGGTFEKQIGEVKPRTTPATRGMDESVVLEPKATGESSSLEPTPSSQEAQRALGTSPELPTGVTGSSGTGLPLTPKAQDGGPVGTELFQVPPASTAATWQSSAPHQPGPGLWAEGKTSEALSTQDPSTQASTTSSPAPEENAPSEGQRVWGQGQSPRPENSLEREEMGPVPAHTDAFQDWGPGSMAHVSVVPVSSERTPSREPVASGSWTPKAEEPIHATMDPQRLGVLITPVPDAQAATRRQAVGLLAFLGLLFCLGVAMFTYQSLQGCPRKMAGEMAEGLRYIPRSCGSNSYVLVPV
- the CX3CL1 gene encoding fractalkine isoform X1, whose protein sequence is MAPISLSWLLRLATLCHLTVLLAGQHHGVTKCKITCSKMTSKIPVALLIHYQQNQASCGKRAIVLETRQHRLFCADPKEQWVKDAMQHLDRQAAALTRNGGTFEKQIGEVKPRTTPATRGMDESVVLEPKATGESSSLEPTPSSQEAQRALGTSPELPTGVTGSSGTGLPLTPKAQDGGPVGTELFQVPPASTAATWQSSAPHQPGPGLWAEGKTSEALSTQDPSTQASTTSSPAPEENAPSEGQRVWGQGQSPRPENSLEREEMGPVPAHTDAFQDWGPGSMAHVSVVPVSSERTPSREPVASGSWTPKAEEPIHATMDPQRLGVLITPVPDAQAATRRQAVGLLAFLGLLFCLGVAMFTYQSLQGCPRKMAGEMAEGLRYIPRSCGSNSYVLVPV